The Drosophila nasuta strain 15112-1781.00 chromosome 2L, ASM2355853v1, whole genome shotgun sequence genome window below encodes:
- the LOC132791177 gene encoding zinc finger protein 286A, translating to MDKLKYSKCPLKKRPIHVEESPLEDQLCHDEGPVDLSVAAAAVPIEPHWSIKEEPEPQPVTTELRRRFDAAMTQTKEQLARRIWEETREIARAFPDVFTREEIAKSLARLGYGDFELPPEDEVMEPEHERNVEEARSYASISPQPLMPGPIKVEPHNEEPFGLRNYNNNLMKSIADYEDCMKQPQTLVETNYAEPEDLSLAPQRRGLSENANLHNVARALLSMQHMAPQQQQQQLPQQPQQMLQAKAQHQHDQDVDFEDQENQENQLSLKIKSSNDLYYQCQQCNKCYATYAGLVKHQQSHAYESTEYKIIRSNPGNPGAPIVDQTEFCTDQASALIQAANVASAQSMQKPVGVPRYHCKDCGKSYSTYSGLSKHQQFHCPSAEGNQVKKVFSCKNCDKTYVSLGALKMHIRTHTLPCKCPICGKAFSRPWLLQGHIRTHTGEKPFSCQHCNRAFADRSNLRAHMQTHSDVKKYSCPSCTKSFSRMSLLAKHLQSGCQSEQGAHAANAGFNQQQLQQHLQGYEEAPHQHYYAGSVGSSGGEEEEAHEFQIPAPVRQSIY from the exons ATGGATAAACTCAAGTACAGCAAATGTCCGCTGAAGAAGCGACCGATACACGTCGAGGAATCGCCACTCGAGGATCAGTTGTGTCATG ACGAGGGACCCGTTGATCTGAGCGTGGCTGCCGCTGCAGTGCCGATCGAGCCACACTGGAGCATCAAAGAGGAACCCGAGCCACAGCCAGTGACCACAGAACTGCGTCGTCGCTTCGACGCTGCCATGACACAGACCAAGGAGCAGCTGGCTCGTCGCATTTGGGAAGAGACTCGAGAGATCGCACGCGCCTTTCCTGATGTCTTCACTCGCGAGGAGATCGCCAAGAGTTTGGCTCGCTTGGGCTATGGGGACTTTGAGCTGCCGCCCGAGGATGAGGTGATGGAGCCAGAGCACGAACGGAATGTCGAAGAAGCTCGCAGTTATGCCAGCATTTCGCCACAGCCTCTGATGCCGGGTCCCATCAAAGTGGAGCCACACAACGAGGAACCGTTTGGTCTGCGcaactataacaacaatttgatGAAGAGCATTGCTGATTATGAGGATTGCATGAAGCAGCCACAGACGCTGGTCGAAACCAACTATGCCGAGCCAGAGGATTTAAGTTTGGCGCCGCAGCGTCGCGGACTAAGTGAGAATGCCAATCTACATAATGTGGCACGCGCTCTGCTCAGCATGCAACATATggcgccacagcagcagcagcagcagttgccacaacagccacagcagatGTTGCAGGCGAAAGCACAGCATCAACACGATCAGGATGTGGACTTTGAGGATCAAGAAAATCAGGAGAATCAACTTAGTCTGAAGATCAAGAGCAGCAACGATCTGTACTATCAGTGTCAGCAGTGCAACAAATGCTATGCCACCTACGCGGGTCTCGTCAAGCATCAGCAGAGCCACGCCTACGAGAGCACCGAGTACAAGATCATACGCAGCAACCCTGGCAACCCTGGAGCACCGATTGTCGATCAAACCGAGTTCTGCACCGATCAGGCTTCCGCACTCATTCAAGCTGCGAATGTTGCCTCCGCTCAGTCCATGCAGAAGCCGGTGGGCGTGCCACGCTATCACTGCAAGGATTGTGGCAAGTCGTATTCCACCTACTCGGGTCTGAGCAAGCATCAGCAGTTCCATTGTCCCTCCGCCGAGGGAAACCAGGTGAAGAAGGTCTTCAGCTGCAAGAACTGCGACAAGACTTATGTTTCACTTGGAGCACTGAAGAtgcacatacgcacacacacgctgcCCTGCAAGTGCCCCATTTGTGGCAAGGCTTTCTCCCGCCCGTGGCTGTTGCAAGgacacattcgcacacacaccgGGGAGAAGCCCTTCAGTTGCCAGCATTGCAATCGCGCTTTTGCAGATCGTTCAAATCTTCGTGCTCACATGCAAACGCATTCGGATGTCAAAAAGTATTCCTGCCCCAGTTGCACCAAATCCTTTTCGCGCATGTCACTGCTGGCCAAGCATTTGCAATCCGGCTGCCAATCGGAGCAGGGCGCGCATGCGGCAAACGCTGGCTTCaatcagcagcagttgcaacagcatTTGCAGGGCTACGAGGAGGCGCCGCATCAACATTACTATGCAGGCAGTGTGGGCAGCAGCGGcggagaggaagaggaagctCATGAGTTCCAAATTCCCGCGCCAGTCAGACAGAGCATCTATTAA
- the LOC132791186 gene encoding damage-control phosphatase ARMT1, which produces MRTSANNSDLLDVATPRHSLLSGRFKQSFAYVALQARMPGIMQQVINTLHSNEHELVKKHGEEVWKDIQVITHNIERLKRELSNDRRFTLFHGNEVDKAEWNAFLSELPHPKRSYFRASWLHAECYLYRRLYSFFENSKHLRNFDYFLDLKQEDLRISELAITCLAKATRNLSKSFDNFGKLVRINLWSNHFDIQLNSYYFSTLEDRSDINVLTSVADLDKRLLVDESLLVWNCLMKAKSNKEIIVDYICDNAGFELFTDFLLMEYMLDHGLATQVRMHVKAIPWYISDVMPHDVEWTLKYLMDHKDECVSGLGWKLNRMLAEQRIVISPPSYFWTGPQAYFVMVDCSIGLYKLLSQAAVAIFKGDLNYRKLLGDYIWDSTEEFITCLRGFRPTNMCAMRTVKCEVICGLSEGTADRLLHTDPNWMISGTYGVIQYTDSLKCKCDCLHLTASCMDKSLMCAK; this is translated from the coding sequence ATGAGGACGAGCGCCAACAATTCCGATCTCTTGGATGTGGCAACGCCGCGACACTCGCTGCTCTCGGGTCGCTTTAAGCAGAGCTTCGCCTATGTGGCGCTGCAAGCCCGAATGCCTGGCATTATGCAGCAGGTGATAAACACGCTGCACAGTAACGAACACGAGCTGGTGAAGAAGCATGGCGAAGAGGTGTGGAAGGACATTCAAGTGATCACGCACAACATCGAGAGATTGAAGCGAGAACTGAGCAACGATCGGAGATTCACTCTGTTCCATGGCAACGAGGTGGACAAGGCCGAATGGAATGCATTCCTATCTGAGTTGCCGCATCCGAAGCGTTCGTATTTCAGGGCTTCCTGGCTACATGCCGAGTGTTATCTGTACAGGCGACTCTATTCGTTCTTTGAGAACAGCAAGCACCTGCGAAACTTTGACTATTTTCTGGACCTCAAGCAGGAGGATTTGCGGATCAGTGAGCTGGCCATCACTTGCCTAGCGAAGGCAACACGAAATCTGAGCAAATCCTTTGACAATTTCGGCAAACTTGTGCGCATCAATTTGTGGAGCAATCACTTTGACATACAGCTAAATTCCTATTACTTCAGCACCCTCGAAGATCGCTCGGATATCAATGTGTTGACTTCGGTGGCGGATCTGGACAAGCGGCTGTTGGTCGACGAGTCGCTGCTGGTGTGGAATTGCCTGATGAAGGCCAAGAGCAACAAGGAAATCATTGTCGATTACATTTGCGATAATGCTGGCTTTGAGCTATTCACCGATTTTCTGCTCATGGAATACATGCTCGATCATGGCCTGGCTACCCAGGTGCGAATGCATGTCAAGGCAATACCCTGGTATATATCCGATGTGATGCCGCACGATGTGGAATGGACCCTCAAGTATTTGATGGATCACAAAGATGAGTGTGTCTCCGGTCTGGGTTGGAAACTGAACCGAATGCTCGCCGAGCAACGCATTGTGATATCCCCGCCATCGTATTTCTGGACTGGACCACAAGCGTACTTTGTGATGGTCGACTGCAGCATCGGTTTGTACAAGCTGCTCTCACAGGCGGCGGTGGCCATCTTCAAGGGTGATCTCAACTATCGCAAGTTGCTCGGTGATTATATTTGGGACTCCACTGAGGAGTTTATCACATGCTTGCGCGGCTTTCGACCTACGAATATGTGTGCAATGCGCACTGTGAAGTGCGAAGTGATCTGCGGTTTAAGCGAGGGCACTGCGGATCGTTTGTTGCACACCGATCCCAACTGGATGATCTCGGGCACTTACGGAGTTATTCAATACACCGATAGCCTGAAGTGCAAATGTGATTGCTTGCACTTGACCGCAAGTTGCATGGATAAGTCCTTGATGTGCGCCAAGTGA